A region from the Leptospira venezuelensis genome encodes:
- a CDS encoding DUF2147 domain-containing protein has product MKRTGAIFLFALFFVGAFSLSADPAPVTGVWRTFNDAGTKEESTVEIYEKDGKIFGKILSLIEPNDKDGKPSRCTECDGPEKDKPILGMVIIKGLGADGDKWTGGRILDPNDGTWYKCSLKATEGGKKLEVRGYIGFSLIGRSQFWQKK; this is encoded by the coding sequence ATGAAGAGGACGGGCGCAATTTTCTTATTCGCATTATTCTTTGTGGGAGCATTCAGCCTTTCCGCAGATCCGGCTCCAGTTACAGGAGTATGGAGAACATTCAACGATGCAGGAACCAAAGAAGAATCTACTGTCGAGATTTATGAGAAGGACGGGAAAATTTTCGGAAAAATCCTGAGCCTGATCGAGCCAAACGATAAAGATGGAAAACCTTCGCGTTGTACTGAGTGCGATGGACCTGAAAAAGATAAGCCAATCTTAGGAATGGTCATTATCAAAGGACTGGGAGCCGACGGAGACAAATGGACCGGCGGACGTATCTTAGATCCAAACGATGGAACTTGGTACAAATGTAGCCTGAAAGCAACTGAGGGTGGAAAGAAATTAGAAGTCCGAGGTTATATAGGATTCTCCTTGATCGGTCGTTCCCAATTCTGGCAGAAAAAATAA
- a CDS encoding DUF2147 domain-containing protein: MKKSLVLFAVLAAFLVGESVFADALPVVGKWKTIDDEDGKEKSVVELYEQGGKIYGKIASLRDPLDKDGKPKVCTKCEGADKDKPVIGLVIIKGLSLDDDEYTGGTIMDPNNGKTYKCKLKATEGGAKLNVRGFIGFSLIGRTQTWLKK; encoded by the coding sequence ATGAAAAAATCACTCGTTTTGTTTGCCGTTTTGGCGGCGTTTTTAGTTGGCGAATCTGTATTTGCTGACGCGCTTCCAGTAGTCGGAAAATGGAAAACCATTGATGACGAAGATGGTAAAGAAAAGTCCGTAGTTGAGCTTTACGAACAAGGTGGCAAAATTTACGGAAAGATCGCTAGCTTAAGAGATCCTTTGGATAAAGACGGTAAGCCGAAAGTTTGCACCAAATGTGAAGGTGCTGATAAAGACAAACCGGTTATTGGTCTTGTTATCATCAAAGGTCTTAGCTTAGACGACGATGAATATACCGGCGGAACCATCATGGATCCGAACAACGGTAAAACATATAAATGCAAACTAAAAGCCACTGAAGGTGGTGCTAAATTGAACGTTAGAGGGTTCATCGGTTTTTCTTTGATCGGTAGAACTCAAACTTGGCTTAAAAAATAA
- a CDS encoding M14 family zinc carboxypeptidase: MTGFFRVFLLGFYFYYSAVSCSILRETIPSRPLNDGSISVLLKIDKKAREEFEKITSWEVPYTFIEKDHSYAVIQREKLKSYGFPKEGINIAKGMPFKYYSGNYQDSLSESIFALADIKKGYKDNILNSHYLFWVHKLFPKHSQYKIIGKSARGREIPAILLTDTNIPDEDKISVLFNCAHHSNEVVSVEHCYDVIYELLAHKKKYSEILAKLKIWVVPIVNPDGSRVFWHENISMGRKNGYPGWGQANEKDNPGVDINRNYPFFWGKTKSNQTSSVSNSVFFRGPYAGSEPETQAMMNLAEKERFAASISYHAFANCILVPYTIDGTSNPEPDLVWSLGKRIASSVESKNPNHTFSAKKNIYGVDGVDQDYYFFKYGTLAYLIESSHLNPPYSDVPKIIESLRPAWTMLLEEIADGSKLYFKIKDEHGNPVAANIKYDKLLFYHGEVRTSRKEDGMFFQSFPGIRGIKLKVEKEGYETANWEGTTWRSWRAVDIVLRKKAPAQ, translated from the coding sequence GTGACGGGCTTCTTTCGAGTCTTTCTACTCGGCTTTTACTTTTATTATTCTGCAGTTTCCTGTTCTATACTTAGGGAAACCATTCCTTCTAGACCATTAAACGACGGATCTATTTCTGTCCTTCTCAAAATAGATAAAAAAGCGAGAGAAGAATTTGAAAAGATCACTTCTTGGGAAGTCCCTTATACTTTTATAGAGAAGGATCATAGTTATGCAGTGATCCAAAGGGAAAAACTAAAAAGTTATGGTTTCCCTAAAGAAGGTATCAATATCGCAAAGGGAATGCCTTTTAAATATTATTCTGGAAATTATCAGGATTCATTATCAGAATCCATTTTTGCTTTAGCGGATATAAAGAAGGGTTACAAGGATAATATATTAAATTCTCATTATCTGTTTTGGGTACACAAACTTTTCCCAAAACATTCCCAGTATAAAATAATCGGAAAGTCGGCGAGGGGTCGAGAAATCCCTGCGATCTTACTCACTGATACGAATATTCCGGATGAAGACAAAATATCAGTTTTATTCAATTGTGCTCATCATTCTAACGAGGTTGTTTCCGTAGAACATTGTTATGATGTGATTTATGAACTTTTAGCTCATAAAAAAAAGTATTCTGAAATTCTTGCGAAGTTAAAAATCTGGGTGGTCCCAATCGTAAATCCAGATGGTTCTCGTGTGTTTTGGCATGAGAATATATCCATGGGCAGAAAAAACGGATATCCTGGTTGGGGGCAGGCTAATGAAAAAGATAATCCGGGAGTGGATATTAATCGGAACTATCCTTTCTTTTGGGGAAAAACAAAATCGAACCAAACTTCTTCCGTATCCAACAGTGTATTTTTCAGGGGTCCTTATGCAGGCTCTGAGCCTGAGACACAAGCGATGATGAATTTAGCGGAGAAGGAGAGGTTTGCCGCTTCTATTAGTTATCATGCATTCGCAAATTGTATTTTAGTTCCATACACAATAGACGGAACTTCTAACCCGGAACCCGATCTGGTTTGGAGTTTGGGAAAAAGAATCGCTTCATCCGTAGAAAGTAAAAATCCGAATCATACTTTTAGCGCTAAAAAAAATATCTATGGAGTGGATGGAGTAGACCAAGATTATTATTTCTTTAAATACGGAACTCTTGCTTATTTAATCGAATCTTCCCATTTGAATCCACCTTATTCAGATGTCCCTAAAATTATAGAATCTTTGCGACCTGCTTGGACAATGCTTTTGGAAGAAATCGCGGACGGAAGTAAACTATACTTCAAGATCAAAGATGAGCATGGAAATCCGGTGGCAGCTAATATCAAATACGATAAGCTTCTTTTTTATCATGGAGAAGTTCGAACTTCACGTAAAGAAGATGGAATGTTCTTTCAATCCTTCCCGGGTATTCGTGGTATTAAGTTAAAAGTTGAAAAAGAAGGATACGAAACTGCCAACTGGGAGGGGACAACTTGGAGATCCTGGAGAGCAGTGGATATAGTTTTAAGGAAAAAAGCTCCGGCTCAATAA